A DNA window from Bradyrhizobium barranii subsp. barranii contains the following coding sequences:
- a CDS encoding DUF6088 family protein, producing MLVDGMTAANDLGLTDAVPAKIVVHTDARKQPIKLGNVTITFRLTAASKLFWAGRPAMRVIQALHWLRDLLVREGESDRVRQKLAKLFGDPPTGPPLKADINVGKTALPTWMWEFLKPLIEGDTNVQDRYVDANYAADDDHRHHLAAGARPRDDPTKKVQSAKRSRVRKT from the coding sequence GCCGCCAACGACCTTGGCCTGACCGACGCCGTGCCAGCGAAAATCGTGGTCCACACCGACGCTCGCAAACAACCGATCAAGCTCGGCAACGTCACCATCACTTTCCGTCTAACCGCAGCCAGCAAGCTGTTTTGGGCCGGTCGGCCCGCCATGCGCGTCATCCAGGCACTTCACTGGTTGCGTGATCTCCTGGTCCGCGAAGGCGAGAGTGATCGGGTTAGACAGAAGCTAGCCAAGCTTTTCGGCGATCCGCCGACCGGGCCGCCACTAAAGGCCGACATCAACGTCGGCAAGACCGCGCTTCCGACCTGGATGTGGGAGTTCCTCAAGCCGCTGATCGAAGGCGATACCAATGTTCAAGATCGGTATGTCGATGCCAACTATGCTGCCGATGATGATCATCGTCATCATCTCGCCGCCGGCGCCCGGCCCAGGGACGACCCGACCAAAAAGGTGCAATCAGCCAAGCGCAGCAGGGTGAGGAAAACATGA
- the istA gene encoding IS21-like element ISFK1 family transposase yields MPTQRLSMRRIKEVLRLKHFQGLPERAIARSVGVSNGVVHSYLSRARSAGLSWPLPEGMTDEDLELLLFPAPRPASQSPQRPVPDWSYIDKELRRRNVTRRLLWEEYRAVNPDGFGYTWFCTTYEAWKGRVRPSMRQIHLGGEKVFVDFAGDTIDIVDPLTGEVQPMKLFVAAMGASNYTYAEACPSESLADWIRAHVNLFTFLSGTPTFVVCDNLKAAVSNPDRYDPGLNRTYAEMASHYGTAILAARPRRPKDKAKVEVAVQIAQRWILARLRNQRFFSRAELNAAIKTLVDELNARQMRGFGSSRAELFAELDKPKLTPLPDQPYAFARWKRCRLAPDYHVEVDGHWYSAPYRLIGELVDARIDDRTVEIFHKGQRIASHARAPNRRGHTTIADHMPSAHRRYGKWTPAAVIAAGERIGPSTAAFFQAVIDARPHPEQGFRTCLGILALVKSYGAERLDAACRRGILIKARSVASIRSILQNGLDRTFFDESFEHQPLRHGNIRGRDYFH; encoded by the coding sequence ATGCCTACCCAGAGATTGTCGATGCGCCGGATCAAGGAAGTCCTTCGGTTAAAACATTTTCAAGGCCTGCCAGAGCGGGCCATCGCGCGGAGCGTGGGCGTCAGCAACGGCGTTGTGCACAGCTACCTGAGCCGCGCCCGCTCTGCTGGGTTGAGCTGGCCGCTTCCGGAGGGAATGACCGATGAAGACCTGGAGCTTTTGCTTTTCCCGGCCCCACGACCAGCGTCTCAGAGCCCGCAGCGGCCGGTGCCCGACTGGAGCTACATCGATAAAGAGCTCCGCCGGCGCAACGTAACCCGTCGCCTGCTCTGGGAGGAGTATCGCGCCGTTAATCCCGACGGTTTCGGGTACACGTGGTTCTGCACTACCTACGAGGCCTGGAAGGGGCGGGTCCGACCTTCGATGCGGCAGATTCATCTGGGCGGCGAGAAGGTGTTCGTGGATTTCGCCGGCGACACCATCGACATCGTCGATCCGCTGACCGGGGAAGTGCAGCCGATGAAGCTGTTCGTCGCGGCGATGGGCGCTTCGAACTACACCTACGCCGAGGCCTGCCCCAGCGAGAGCTTGGCCGACTGGATCCGGGCCCACGTCAACTTGTTCACGTTTTTGAGCGGAACGCCGACGTTCGTGGTCTGCGACAACCTCAAAGCCGCCGTCAGCAACCCCGACCGCTACGATCCCGGCCTCAATCGCACTTATGCCGAGATGGCGAGCCATTACGGCACGGCCATTCTCGCCGCACGGCCGCGGCGCCCAAAAGACAAGGCGAAGGTCGAGGTCGCGGTGCAAATCGCCCAGCGCTGGATTCTGGCCCGGCTGCGCAATCAGCGCTTCTTTTCCCGGGCCGAGCTCAACGCCGCCATCAAGACACTCGTCGACGAACTCAATGCTCGTCAAATGCGTGGCTTCGGCTCAAGCCGCGCCGAACTGTTTGCCGAACTCGACAAACCCAAGCTAACCCCGCTGCCAGATCAGCCTTATGCCTTCGCACGCTGGAAGCGCTGCCGCCTCGCTCCCGATTATCATGTCGAGGTCGACGGCCATTGGTACTCCGCGCCGTATCGTCTGATTGGCGAGCTGGTCGATGCCCGTATCGACGATCGGACGGTCGAGATCTTCCACAAGGGCCAGCGGATCGCCAGCCATGCCCGCGCGCCCAACCGACGCGGACACACCACCATCGCCGACCACATGCCCAGCGCCCATCGCCGCTACGGCAAATGGACCCCCGCCGCGGTGATCGCCGCCGGCGAGCGGATCGGTCCTTCGACAGCAGCGTTTTTCCAGGCCGTGATCGACGCCCGGCCCCATCCAGAACAAGGCTTTCGAACCTGCCTTGGCATTCTGGCGCTCGTCAAAAGCTACGGCGCCGAACGCCTCGACGCAGCCTGCCGGAGGGGCATCCTCATCAAGGCGCGCTCCGTCGCCTCGATTAGATCGATCCTCCAGAACGGCCTCGATCGCACGTTCTTCGACGAATCTTTCGAGCACCAGCCCCTGCGCCACGGCAACATCCGCGGACGCGACTACTTCCACTGA